One window from the genome of Gambusia affinis linkage group LG14, SWU_Gaff_1.0, whole genome shotgun sequence encodes:
- the crybg2 gene encoding uncharacterized protein crybg2 isoform X1: MEEKKKKKSSRKSLRTLFSRTEPVPDESAQKQHDRKKFKFPKLKMKTKMEAERQQEVRTPEDDDSLASLKKTSSVCATESRSKVLLSYSDLDLTSPRRFASFSFGLRKRRRRDEEEFSRSAFGLHSNQLEEENPVSRLDLDRADPKTRFSLSQPELDTSGTFDIPSPPAPSSNRAEPLSFTAGSLTRTRPEPEEILSNRTSRTLITSNPEFPVPTARTHVPTVPDLRSKQAEPGADQNLTSSTASRNGDGSDGPSPDPEPHGTSGPRTVVLEQRTGSSRRDSGSTLGEPEPEEALTLSMIPEPEPGSSEPNPTVPGEGTKLDLKVTVELSELDPAAPAEGFDPEPAKCSDPEPNPPVPAESSVLDLMVPAVSAAGSDPEPDAVVPPARPGSGRDSVFGTLYNSLFPPRFFLVRSPDRVPEPEPPGVQTLPLLSPGPGAGFSGSTETKPSRVIRVRTASPVTAESPGTDSRVSGSEPRLVPVGRPIAADCLPPDRGMNVQDFSEPPEPDRALSPAYLSVGSDDGGELYFSAPEETPESGEEADLRDGGGDFETPRGQRSEEKAETASAQVRVWEEPEPPVPQVNRLQECGSAPPAAGAPAEGNQAAETEDSAQKAPNLPGPVLVSDPRRTEEIREELRVRPPGEEEEEEEERAFTRPAAGGTPDAAGRPEGAGIRTSRVNGAAATQRQVSDLTSALDGRRPPGPHPARAAAHLDGSCQPPEPEPDDRMSSGYSSLSTKLTLKNPSPPREEEPKPRFHKVSLVTMETSSTPEPDDPEPEYKWKNRFQGVTQFKSSRSPLPEDNEPSSRFSSSDSSVYLSPAGGGEWRRSLLEEGEESAAPAGEEDELLKGETEWRKSRWELEPLSDSSCSTEDKDSSFFTGVFKATLVDLTPDPPASPDPPTSPDVDSPVNDMDSLVDTLRSMGPSQRPRSTGVRAAPPPLVSTLSPIREDTGNPVISTLSPIREDTGNPVISTLSPIREDTGNPVISTLPPIREDVGSPFVRSTPQRTEEPQNQLYTLPLDLGLKRNVSRDARSPMELMKIQELTSSLHNGNGTPSSPTTGSRLDNSVLFSSYRSSNLDLKLENGTAHRPPFRSLPDTGTLGMRLSETGEAGPVGDAAGSRLERLSFLVNSSSSLNGDAGPSRISRSPSLILGSPTSNSPTRLLSPTGSIDPHRAPTISEPHPFSQGPGVLRRSLSYEGLSQASLFSSLSGGPQFSSLSGGPQFSSLSGGPQFSSLSGGPQFSSLSGGPQFSSLSGGPQFSSLSGGPQFSSLSGGPQFSSLSGGPQFSSLSGGPQFSSLSGGPQFSSLSGGPQFSSLSGGPQFSSLSGGPQFSSVQAGSRLQNQKDEPDSNLMSKYRAFPDAYLTKEKEHGKLNPRPGKIYIFDRPGMCGRRMEIRGDVMDATSWELQDTISIRVVRGGWVLYEKPNFKGEKIALDEGDVELTGPFSPPEEALQNRQEEEKKNGETEEHIEEKPTQKFIIGSIRRAVRDYSVPEICLFPEENAEGKKVVFRDTAEDARIFGFPIKANSIIVNAGLWLVFAQPFFQGDPRILEVGGYSTPAAWGVEQPYVGSVHPLKVGEPRVENMSQPKMVIYEKPYFSGKSRTISSNMRDFMSRTDRQQNLFMASLGSLKVLGGIWVGYENEGFRGHQYLLEEGEYQDWRVWGGCDSELRSVRIIRADLTDPVMVMFEQPEEEQGVTEEKTFEVTEAIPDVELFDYKTSTRSIHVLSGAWIAYSHVDFSGNQYILEKGFYNNCADWGSQDTRVCSVQPILPAPAESSGPRDEIILYSEPDFQGECLVFHHSQGALSEKFLTGSCRVVRGSWVLCENKQFSGNMYVLSEEDYPSLTSMGCPSSCSVLSIKLVPMTLSVPSVSLFGLEGLEGREITTESEVTSLVQDGFNDHILSVRVNSGCWVLCEHSNYRGRQFLLEPIEITNWPKFSSLDRIGSMYPIRQKRHFFRVKNKESGHFLSVQGGVEELKSGRVVAAAEVEPLSDIWFYQEGRIKNKLSPSMCLQVMGSVEPAAKVVLWNESRQPIQNWSAKMQGPIGSLTFPGMVLDVKGGRAYDKEHVVVMPENDERPSQQWEIQLL, encoded by the exons AACCCCGTCTCTCGCCTGGATCTGGACCGGGCCGACCCGAAAACCCGGTTCAGTTTGTCTCAACCCGAACTCGATACCAGCGGAACCTTCGACATCCCGTCTCCCCCTGCCCCGTCCTCCAACCGGGCCGAACCGCTCTCCTTCACTGCAGGGTCGTTaaccagaacccgaccagaaccggAGGAGATTCTCTCcaacagaacctccagaacTCTGATCACCTCCAACCCGGAGTTTCCGGTTCCGACGGCCCGAACACACGTCCCGACTGTTCCCGACCTCCGGTCCAAACAGGCAGAACCAGGTGCGGACCAGAACCTCACCTCATCCACTGCATCGAGAAACGGggatggttctgatggtccGAGTCCGGATCCAGAACCTCACGGTACCTCAGGACCCCGGACTGTGGTTCTGGAGCAGCGGACCGGTTCCTCCAGGCGGGACTCGGGTTCAACTCTGGGCGAACCGGAACCTGAAGAAGCGTTAACACTCTCTATGATCCCAGAACCGGAACCGGGCAGCTCCGAACCGAACCCGACGGTACCAGGTGAAGGTACCAAGCTGGACCTAAAAGTAACAGTTGAACTTTCTGAACTGGACCCGGCAGCACCCGCTGAAGGTTTTGACCCAGAACCAGCTAAatgttctgatccagaaccgaACCCACCGGTACCAGCTGAAAGTTCTGTACTGGACCTGATGGTACCTGCTGTCTCAGCTGCAGGTTCTGACCCTGAACCGGACGCGGTGGTACCGCCTGCCCGCCCTGGTTCGGGTCGGGATTCGGTGTTCGGAACTCTCTATAATTCTCTGTTTCCTCCTCGGTTCTTCCTGGTTCGGTCTCCAGACCGGgtcccagaaccagaaccgcctgGGGTCCAGACCCTCCCTCTACTGTCACCGGGCCCCGGCGCAGGTTTTTCCGGTTCTACTGAAACCAAACCGAGCCGTGTGATTCGGGTTCGGACCGCTTCTCCGGTTACCGCAGAGTCTCCGGGGACTGACTCTCGGGTTTCCGGCTCTGAACCCAGACTGGTTCCGGTCGGACGGCCGATCGCAGCAGACTGCTTGCCTCCGGATCGCGGAATGAACGTTCAGGACTTCTCCGAACCTCCCGAACCGGACCGGGCTCTGAGTCCGGCCTACCTAAGCGTCGGTTCGGACGACGGCGGAGAGCTTTACTTCAGCGCCCCGGAGGAAACCCCGGAGAGCGGAGAGGAGGCGGACCTGCGGGACGGCGGGGGGGATTTTGAGACccccagaggtcagaggtcagaggagaaaGCAGAAACAGCCTCGGCACAGGTGAGAGTGTGGGAGGAGCCGGAGCCACCGGTTCCGCAGGTAAACAGGCTGCAGGAATGCGGCTCGGCCCCGCCCGCCGCCGGTGCGCCGGCGGAGGGAAACCAGGCCGCAGAAACCGAAGATTCCGCTCAGAAAGCCCCGAACCTGCCGGGACCGGTTCTGGTTTCTGACCCCAGGAGAACCGAGGAAATCCGAGAGGAGCTGCGAGTCCGGCCgccaggagaggaagaggaggaggaagaggaacgCGCCTTCACGCGTCCTGCAGCGGGGGGGACGCCTGACGCCGCCGGCCGTCCCGAGGGGGCGGGGATCAGAACGAGCCGCGTTAACGGAGCCGCCGCCACGCAGCGACAGGTGTCAGACCTGACGTCGGCTCTGGACGGACGTAGACCGCCTGGACCGCATCCCGCCCGCGCCGCGGCTCATCTGGACGGCAG TTGCCagcctccagaaccagaaccagatgacAGGATGAGTTCAGGCTACAGCAGCCTGAGCACCAAGCTGACCCTGAAGAACCCGTCTCCTCCCAGAGAGGAGGAACCCAAACCCCGCTTCCACAAAGTGTCcctggttaccatggaaaccagcagCACACCCGAGCCAGACGATCCGGAACCAGAGTACAAGTGGAAGAACCGTTTTCAGGGTGTGACTCAGTTTAAATCCAGCAGGTCCCCCCTCCCTGAAGACAATGAACCGTCCTCACGCTTCAGCTCCTCAGACAGCTCAGTGTACTTGAGCCCCGCTGGAGGCGGGGAGTGGAGGCGGAGCCTGctggaggagggggaggagtcAGCTGCTCCTGCAGGTGAAGAGGACGAGCTGCTGAAAGGAGAGACGGAGTGGAGGAAGTCGAGGTGGGAGCTGGAGCCGCTCTCTGATTCCTCCTGCAGCACCGAAGACAAAGACTCCTCCTTCTTCACCGGAGTCTTCAAGGCCACCCTGGTGgacctgacccctgaccccccAGCCTCTCCTGACCCTCCAACGTCCCCTGACGTCGACTCCCCCGTCAACGACATGGACAGCCTGGTGGACACCCTGAGGAGCATGGGGCCCTCTCAGAGGCCCCGGAGCACCGGCGTGcgagcagctcctcctccactgGTCTCCACCCTGTCCCCCATCAGAGAGGACACAGGGAACCCCGTCATCTCCACCCTGTCCCCCATCAGAGAGGACACAGGGAACCCCGTCATCTCCACCCTGTCCCCCATCAGAGAGGACACAGGGAACCCCGTCATCTCCACCCTACCCCCCATCAGAGAGGACGTGGGTAGTCCCTTTGTCCGTAGCACCCCCCAGAGGACAGAGGAGCCCCAGAACCAGCTGTACACCCTGCCATTGGACCTGGGCCTGAAGAGGAACGTGTCCAGAGACGCCCGCTCCCCGATGGAACTGATGAAGATCCAG GAGCTGACTTCCTCGCTGCACAACGGGAACGGCACTCCTTCGTCTCCCACCACCGGCTCTCGCCTAGACAACAGTGTCCTGTTCAGCTCTTACCGCTCCTCAAACTTGGACCTGAAGTTGGAAAACGGCACGGCCCACCGACCGCCGTTCCGCTCCCTGCCGGACACAGGAACCCTGGGAATGAGACTGAGCGAGACTGGTGAGGCGGGGCCTGTTGGGGACGCAGCGGGGTCCCGACTGGAGCGCCTCTCCTTCCTCGTCAACTCCTCTTCATCCCTGAATGGAGACGCCGGCCCCTCCAGGATCAGCCGATCGCCCTCCTTGATCCTAGGCTCCCCCACCTCCAACAGCCCCACCCGTTTGCTCAGCCCCACTGGCTCCATCGACCCTCACCGGGCCCCCACCATCTCAGAGCCCCACCCGTTCAGCCAGGGGCCTGGGGTCCTACGGAGGAGCCTCAGCTATGAGGGGCTATCACAGGCATCCCTGTTCAGCAGTCTGTCTGGAGGGCCACAGTTCAGCAGTTTGTCTGGAGGGCCACAGTTCAGCAGTCTGTCTGGAGGGCCACAGTTCAGCAGTTTGTCTGGAGGGCCACAGTTCAGCAGTCTGTCTGGAGGGCCACAGTTCAGCAGTTTGTCTGGAGGGCCACAGTTCAGCAGTCTGTCTGGAGGGCCACAGTTCAGCAGTTTGTCTGGAGGGCCACAGTTCAGCAGTTTGTCTGGAGGGCCACAGTTCAGCAGTCTGTCTGGAGGGCCACAGTTCAGCAGTCTGTCTGGAGGGCCACAGTTCAGCAGTCTGTCTGGAGGGCCACAGTTCAGCAGTCTGTCTGGAGGGCCACAGTTCAGCAGTTTGTCTGGAGGGCCACAGTTCAGCAGCGTTCAGGCGGGGTCCCggctccagaaccagaaagaTGAACCAGACAGCAACCTGATGTCCAAGTATCGAGCCTTCCCAGATGCCTAT ctCACCAAGGAGAAGGAACACGGGAAGCTGAACCCGCGACCAGGAAAG ATTTATATCTTTGACCGGCCAGGAATGTGCGGCCGCAGGATGGAGATCCGCGGAGACGTCATGGACGCCACGTCCTGGGAGCTGCAGGACACCATCTCCATCAGGGTGGTCCGAGGAGG GTGGGTTCTCTATGAAAAGCCCAACTTTAAAGGGGAGAAGATCGCCCTGGACGAGGGAGACGTGGAGCTTACCGGTCCCTTTAGCCCACCTGAGGAGGCGCTGCAGAACAGacaggaagaagagaagaagaacgGAGAAACGGAGGAGCACATCGAGGAGAAACCGACCCAGAAGTTCATCATCGGATCGATTCGCAGAGCGGTCAGG GACTACAGCGTTCCAGAGATCTGTCTCTTCCCAGAGGAGAACGCGGAGGGGAAGAAGGTGGTTTTCCGGGACACGGCGGAGGACGCCAGGATCTTCGGGTTTCCCATCAAAGCCAATTCCATCATCGTGAACGCCGGGCT CTGGCTGGTCTTCGCTCAGCCCTTCTTCCAGGGCGACCCTCGCATCCTGGAGGTGGGGGGCTACTCTACCCCTGCGGCCTGGGGCGTGGAGCAGCCCTATGTGGGCTCAGTGCATCCCCTCAAAGTG GGAGAACCTCGGGTGGAGAACATGAGCCAACCCAAG ATGGTGATCTACGAGAAGCCGTACTTCTCTGGGAAGTCCAGGACCATTTCCTCCAACATGAGGGACTTCATGAGCCGGACGGACCGCCAGCAGAACCTCTTCATGGCCAGCCTGGGCTCCCTGAAGGTCCTGGGAGGAAT CTGGGTGGGATACGAGAACGAAGGTTTCCGCGGTCACCAGTACCTGCTGGAGGAGGGCGAGTACCAGGACTGGAGGGTGTGGGGGGGCTGCGACTCCGAGCTGCGCTCCGTTAGGATCATCCGGGCG GACCTGACGGACCCAGTGATGGTGATGTTCGAGCAGCCTGAGGAGGAGCAGGGCGTGACGGAGGAGAAGACCTTCGAGGTGACGGAGGCCATCCCTGACGTAGAGCTCTTCGACTATAAAACCTCCACCCGCTCCATCCACGTCCTCAGCGGAGC GTGGATCGCCTACTCCCATGTGGACTTCTCAGGGAACCAATACATCCTGGAGAAAGGCTTCTACAACAACTGTGCTGACTGGGGCTCCCAGGACACCCGGGTCTGCTCGGTCCAGCCCATCTTACCG GCTCCAGCTGAATCCTCCGGCCCCAGAGACGAG ATCATTCTCTACTCTGAACCAGACTTCCAGGGCGAATGCCTCGTCTTTCACCACAGCCAGGGGGCGCTGTCAGAGAAATTCCTCACCGGGTCGTGTCGAGTGGTGAGAGGAAG CTGGGTCCTCTGTGAGAACAAGCAGTTCTCTGGGAACATGTATGTCCTATCTGAGGAGGACTATCCCAGTCTGACCAGTATGGGCTGCCCCTCCAGCTGCTCGGTGCTCTCCATCAAGCTGGTGCCGATG ACGCTGTCGGTGCCGTCCGTGTCTCTGTTTGGACTCGAAGGTCTGGAGGGCCGGGAGATCACCACCGAGTCGGAGGTCACCAGTCTGGTCCAGGACGGCTTCAACGACCACATCCTGTCGGTCCGGGTCAACAGCGGCTG TTGGGTTTTGTGTGAGCATAGCAACTACAGGGGGCGCCAGTTCCTCCTGGAGCCGATAGAAATCACCAACTGGCCGAAGTTCAGCTCCCTGGACCGGATCGGGTCCATGTACCCCATCAGACAG AAGCGTCACTTTTTCCGGGTGAAGAACAAGGAGAGcggtcacttcctgtctgtgcaGGGCGGGGTGGAGGAGCTGAAGTCGGGTCGGGTGGTGGCGGCGGCGGAGGTGGAGCCGCTGAGCGACATCTGGTTCTACCAGGAGGGACGGATTAAAAACAAG ctctctccCTCCATGTGTCTGCAAGTGATGGGCAGCGTGGAACCGGCAGCCAAGGTGGTTCTGTGGAACGAGAGCCGGCAGCCGATCCAGAATTGGTCGGCGAAGATGCAGGGTCCGATCGGCAGCCTGACGTTCCCTGGAATGGTGCTGGACGTTAAAG GCGGCAGAGCGTACGATAAGGAGCATGTGGTGGTGATGCCAGAGAACGACGAGAGGCCGAGTCAGCAGTGGGAGATCCAGCTGCTGTAG